The Calliphora vicina chromosome 3, idCalVici1.1, whole genome shotgun sequence genome contains a region encoding:
- the swa gene encoding protein swallow, translating into MSIQDESFPYDDDLEFSRNSGKNLVFPHHKPRRTSALANNESIEGQQHVSTNSNISTSSPLQNQDDSIESSNDFCPPSETSGKTNASEPNDMQETQKKKSEFIRHNPNKSISYQDIHSEYTKRRFKHVESTVGRYIADIKAQDKKRRNSGKFQRHRSMPETLHGTETTVPELNNDSKIHGVLHHSTNDLDRIHDPHNDLQSDPDTEIYDNLTTTTSSLSTRDLGSDAGILLDKQTFEQLLSDKERKDYLQTKLEEKNAENCRLKLNLEKMRIEYSDCKDKLKQIQTQRFTGSFGSINAVANSLGRTSLHSLLYPQESREKSTQTDRILTPSPVPPLNKQNNDMFATPLTPDSNNNSFDHAAVGMLAPAAHKVSKCVATIQPLSLNFSNLVEQDSRDFNSSNINTTMGFLRQRSNSIAARKKSTPLPANISKVSSTGSSVPSSSDSAIEVTDSPKNQRQSRREEFIYYEQRSQRYSVLETRNAGRNYPDTDHSTSPNNNSIEDGNARGNSRKRHNLRSRVMRFFGACTKCEDHNLSLEAVDKSTHSQIPLLEKSTQNYCRNVR; encoded by the exons atgagcaTACAAGATGAAAGTTTTCCATATGATGATGATTTAGAATTTTCTCGTAATTCgggtaaaaatttagtttttcctcACCACAAACCACGACGTACAAGTGCATTGGCGAATAATGAATCGATTGAAGGTCAACAACATGTTTctacgaactcgaatatttcaACATCATCTCCTTTACAAAATCAAGATGATTCAATAGAATCTTCAAATGATTTTTGTCCGCCATCAGAGACCAGTGGCAAAACAAATGCCAGTGAACCTAATGATATGCAGG aaactcAGAAGAAAAAATCAGAGTTCATACGTCACAATCCCAACAAATCAATTTCCTATCAGGACATACACTCAGAATACACCAAAAGACGTTTCAAACATGTTGAGAGTACAGTTGGTCGATACATTGCCGATATAAAGGCACAAGATAAAAAACGTCGAAATTCTGGCAAATTTCAGAGACATCGTTCTATGCCCGAGACACTACATGGAACCGAAACGACAGTACCGGAACTAAACAATGACTCTAAAATACATGGAGTGCTGCATCACAGTACCAACGATTTAGATCGCATACACGATCCTCACAATGATTTACAAAGTGATCCTGACACCGAAATCTATGATAATCTTACGACTACAACATCATCACTATCCACCAGAGATTTGGGTTCAGATGCTGGCATCTTATTGGACAAACAAACCTTTGAACAACTATTGAGCGATAAGGAGCGCAAAgattatttgcaaacaaaattggaggagaaaaatgctgaaaattgccgtttgaaattgaatttggaaaaaatgcgtATTGAATATTCTGATTGCAAGGACAAACTGAAACAAATACAAACTCAACGATTCACTGGTTCATTTGGTAGCATAAATGCGGTGGCCAATTCATTGGGCCGAACATCGCTGCATAGTTTGTTGTATCCCCAAGAGTCTAGAGAAAAGTCTACACAAACGGATAGAATACTAACACCTTCACCCGTTCCTCcactaaataaacaaaacaatgatATGTTTGCTACACCACTTACGCCAGATTCCAATAATAATTCATTTGACCATGCTGCCGTGGGTATGTTGGCACCTGCTGCCCACAAAGTGTCAAAATGTGTAGCCACCATTCAACCGCTTTCACTGAATTTCAGCAATCTTGTTGAGCAAGATAGTCGTGATTTTAATAGCAGTAATATAAATACTACCATGG GTTTTCTACGTCAACGTTCCAATTCTATAGCGGCCCGTAAAAAATCAACCCCTTTACCCGCGAATATCTCGAAAGTTAGTTCAACCGGCAGTAGTGTGCCTAGTAGCAGTGATTCTGCCATTGAAGTAACTGATTCGCCCAAAAATCAACGACAAAGTCGTCGTGAGGAATTCATTTATTATGAACAACGTTCTCAACGCTATTCTGTTCTAGAAACTCGTAACGCTGGTCGAAATTACCCGGATACTGACCATAGCACATCTCCCAATAACAATTCAATCGAGGACGGCAATGCTAGAGGAAATTCACGCAAACGCCATAATTTGCGGTCACGTGTGATGCGATTTTTTGGCGCTTGCACGAAATGTGAAGATCACAATTTGTCATTAGAAGCTGTCGATAAGTCTACACACTCGCAGATTCcacttttggaaaaaagtacacAGAATTATTGCCGTAATGTACGTTGA
- the Wbp2 gene encoding WW domain-binding protein 2 isoform X2: MSVNTAHANNGVLIHAGEYILIHSDNISMDFSGQDNPIFRGSKQGRIYLTSHRLIFNNKKSGDEMQSFSAPFIAMNDVELEQPVFGANYIKGKVRAQPNGNFVGEVKFKLYFKSGGAIEYGMALLRAAKTAQSNYHNSGGGYDDPPPYTPSGNWHEAPPPAYQPPPGYYGWLPQHDAFSGPAPNTVFMSDNPPPYPGIGGPPPAYNPQAQGLYPSVPTHPYNPQQQQPYNPQPYNPQPYNPPAQDWSGFGMPQQPPPQQQHQQNQNQNQQQRNGSNNSSQQQEEMPSWNGFSLPPPDEEERQQQRQQQNQQSSAPPAHTGGWGDSKEAEALASAFNTTENQRQNRPGPSDMPPAYEDLPPNYNDPNRRYQ; this comes from the exons ATGTCTGTTAATACAGCCCACGCCAATAATGGCGTATTAATACACGCTGGAGAATA CATCTTAATCCATAGCGACAACATATCGATGGACTTTTCGGGCCAGGACAACCCGATTTTTCGTGGCTCCAAGCAGGGTCGTATTTATTTGACATCCCATCGgttgatttttaataataaaaaatcaggCGATGAAATGCAGTCATTTAGTGCACCGTTTATTGCTATGAATGAT GTCGAGCTTGAACAACCTGTGTTTGGAGCCAACTACATTAAGGGCAAAGTACGTGCCCAACCAAATGGTAATTTTGTGGGTGAAGTTAAATTTAAGCTTTACTTTAAATCGGGTGGTGCTATTGAATATGGCATGGCATTGCTACGTGCTGCTAAAACGGCCCAAAGCAACTACCATAATAGTGGTGGAGGCTACGATGATCCACCACCATATACACCTTCAGGTAACTGGCATGAGGCACCTCCACCAGCCTATCAGCCACCACCTGGCTACTACGGTTGGTTGCCGCAACACGATGCCTTTAGTGGTCCAGCACCGAATACTGTTTTTATGAGTGATAATCCACCACCATACCCAGGCATTGGGGGAC CACCACCAGCATATAATCCACAAGCTCAGGGATTGTATCCATCGGTTCCAACACATCCCTATAatccacaacaacaacagccatACAATCCACAACCATACAATCCACAGCCATATAATCCTCCAGCTCAGGATTGGAGTGGTTTTGGCATGCCTCAACAGCCACCACCACAACAACAGCACCAACAAAACCAGAaccaaaatcaacaacaacgcAATGGCTCAAATAATTCGTCTCAACAACAGGAGGAAATGCCCTCATGGAATGGTTTCTCTTTGCCACCACCCGATGAGGAGGAACGTcaacaacaacgccaacaacaaaatcaacaaTCATCTGCACCTCCAGCCCATACTGGCGGCTGGGGAG ATTCAAAAGAAGCAGAGGCCTTAGCAAGTGCTTTTAATACAACTGAAAATCAACGTCAAAATAGACCCGGGCCTAGTGATATGCCACCAGCTTATGAG GACTTGCCTCCAAACTACAACGATCCTAACCGCagatatcaataa
- the Wbp2 gene encoding WW domain-binding protein 2 isoform X1 has translation MSVNTAHANNGVLIHAGEYILIHSDNISMDFSGQDNPIFRGSKQGRIYLTSHRLIFNNKKSGDEMQSFSAPFIAMNDVELEQPVFGANYIKGKVRAQPNGNFVGEVKFKLYFKSGGAIEYGMALLRAAKTAQSNYHNSGGGYDDPPPYTPSGNWHEAPPPAYQPPPGYYGWLPQHDAFSGPAPNTVFMSDNPPPYPGIGGPPPAYNPQAQGLYPSVPTHPYNPQQQQPYNPQPYNPQPYNPPAQDWSGFGMPQQPPPQQQHQQNQNQNQQQRNGSNNSSQQQEEMPSWNGFSLPPPDEEERQQQRQQQNQQSSAPPAHTGGWGGGYPQPPPYGAPSQPYPPYPVYPPQSGYPPYPPQPQQFGGGFPPYPPAAGGPPPPAGGMGFTAPPANSKEAEALASAFNTTENQRQNRPGPSDMPPAYEDLPPNYNDPNRRYQ, from the exons ATGTCTGTTAATACAGCCCACGCCAATAATGGCGTATTAATACACGCTGGAGAATA CATCTTAATCCATAGCGACAACATATCGATGGACTTTTCGGGCCAGGACAACCCGATTTTTCGTGGCTCCAAGCAGGGTCGTATTTATTTGACATCCCATCGgttgatttttaataataaaaaatcaggCGATGAAATGCAGTCATTTAGTGCACCGTTTATTGCTATGAATGAT GTCGAGCTTGAACAACCTGTGTTTGGAGCCAACTACATTAAGGGCAAAGTACGTGCCCAACCAAATGGTAATTTTGTGGGTGAAGTTAAATTTAAGCTTTACTTTAAATCGGGTGGTGCTATTGAATATGGCATGGCATTGCTACGTGCTGCTAAAACGGCCCAAAGCAACTACCATAATAGTGGTGGAGGCTACGATGATCCACCACCATATACACCTTCAGGTAACTGGCATGAGGCACCTCCACCAGCCTATCAGCCACCACCTGGCTACTACGGTTGGTTGCCGCAACACGATGCCTTTAGTGGTCCAGCACCGAATACTGTTTTTATGAGTGATAATCCACCACCATACCCAGGCATTGGGGGAC CACCACCAGCATATAATCCACAAGCTCAGGGATTGTATCCATCGGTTCCAACACATCCCTATAatccacaacaacaacagccatACAATCCACAACCATACAATCCACAGCCATATAATCCTCCAGCTCAGGATTGGAGTGGTTTTGGCATGCCTCAACAGCCACCACCACAACAACAGCACCAACAAAACCAGAaccaaaatcaacaacaacgcAATGGCTCAAATAATTCGTCTCAACAACAGGAGGAAATGCCCTCATGGAATGGTTTCTCTTTGCCACCACCCGATGAGGAGGAACGTcaacaacaacgccaacaacaaaatcaacaaTCATCTGCACCTCCAGCCCATACTGGCGGCTGGGGAGGTGGGTATCCACAACCGCCTCCATACGGAGCGCCTTCACAACCTTATCCACCTTATCCCGTGTATCCCCCACAATCCGGGTATCCACCATACCCACCACAACCACAGCAATTTGGAGGTGGTTTTCCTCCTTATCCTCCAGCTGCTGGCGGTCCTCCACCACCAGCAGGTGGCATGGGTTTCACTGCACCACCAGCCA ATTCAAAAGAAGCAGAGGCCTTAGCAAGTGCTTTTAATACAACTGAAAATCAACGTCAAAATAGACCCGGGCCTAGTGATATGCCACCAGCTTATGAG GACTTGCCTCCAAACTACAACGATCCTAACCGCagatatcaataa